The following proteins come from a genomic window of Ictalurus furcatus strain D&B chromosome 14, Billie_1.0, whole genome shotgun sequence:
- the tmpob gene encoding thymopoietin b isoform X1 yields MAEFLEDPSVLTKDKLKSELLANDVPLPSGEHRKDVYVQLYLKHLTVLNKKHSPAETFSSDEEITPVISNRSRSGKKATRKTDKNRKEEVDVASLTDSELKDQLLKYGINPGPVVASTRKLYEKRLQTLLDQPPSEIKPPEPETAVPETVPVKADGSQNGSTHTVEDQYSDQEEDVEPVPEPVPVAPKPVRSRGKTPLTTRTSSRHSSKQVEETTAVHEQSFSVDRSDLLKEIFPNEPLTPTGISATCRRPIHGAAGRPARPLDLWPEESLLQQRVFTTTKSSLTHSHSIPSHAPSFSPPSELRPRRRSYAIWLKLLVFLLLAASLYYVFQNVSNEQIDSCMLFLQDRVVTPFLTVIGVISQEDNSGSE; encoded by the exons ATGGCGGAATTCCTTGAAGACCCGTCCGTTCTCACAAAGGACAAGCTTAAGAGCGAACTGCTTGCCAATGATGTTCCTCTTCCCAGCGGCGAGCACAGGAAAGATGTTTATGTCCAACTTTACCTCAAACATCTGACCGTACTGAACAAGAAGCACTCTCCAGCCGAGACTTTCTCCAGTGACGAAGAAATAACACCGGTGATCTCTAACAGAAGTCGATCAGGAAAA AAAGCTACAAGAAAGACGGATAAGAACCGAAAAGAGGAGGTGGATGTTGCCAGTCTGACCGACAGCGAATTGAAGGATCAGCTGCTGAAGTATGGCATCAATCCTGGTCCAGTAGTCG CATCAACTCGTAAACTTTATGAGAAGAGACTTCAAACACTGTTGGATCAGCCTCCTTCAGAGATCAAACCACCTGAACCCGAGACTGCAGTTCCAGAGACGGTACCTGTGAAGGCAGACGGCAGTCAGAACGGcagcacacacactgtggagGATCAGTACAGTGACCAGGAAGAAG ATGTTGAACCAGTACCAGAGCCAGTTCCTGTAGCACCAAAACCTGTGagaagcagaggaaaaaccCCATTGACCACCAGGACAAGCAGCCGACACAGCAGTAAG caggtAGAGGAGACAACAGCAGTTCACGAGCAGTCATTTTCTGTGGACAGAAGTGaccttttaaaagaaatattccCTAATGAACCTCTTACACCCACAGGCATTAG TGCTACCTGTCGGCGGCCTATCCATGGGGCAGCTGGGCGTCCAGCGAGGCCGCTTGACCTCTGGCCAGAGGAGTCTCTCCTACAGCAGCGTGTGTTCACAACCACCAAgtcatcactcacacacagtcacagcatCCCATCACATGCTCCATCATTCTCTCCACCGTCTGAGCTGCGTCCACGCCGTCGCTCTTATGCCATCTGGCTCAAACTGCTGGTGTTCCTCCTGCTGGCTGCCTCACTTTACTATGTCTTTCAGAATGTGAGCAATGAGCAGATCGACTCCTGCATGCTCTTCTTACAGGACAGGGTGGTTACACCCTTCCTAACTGTTATTGGTGTTATTAGTCAGGAAGATAATTCTGGGAGTGAGTGA
- the tmpob gene encoding thymopoietin b isoform X2: protein MAEFLEDPSVLTKDKLKSELLANDVPLPSGEHRKDVYVQLYLKHLTVLNKKHSPAETFSSDEEITPVISNRSRSGKKATRKTDKNRKEEVDVASLTDSELKDQLLKYGINPGPVVASTRKLYEKRLQTLLDQPPSEIKPPEPETAVPETVPVKADGSQNGSTHTVEDQYSDQEEDVEPVPEPVPVAPKPVRSRGKTPLTTRTSSRHSSKVEETTAVHEQSFSVDRSDLLKEIFPNEPLTPTGISATCRRPIHGAAGRPARPLDLWPEESLLQQRVFTTTKSSLTHSHSIPSHAPSFSPPSELRPRRRSYAIWLKLLVFLLLAASLYYVFQNVSNEQIDSCMLFLQDRVVTPFLTVIGVISQEDNSGSE, encoded by the exons ATGGCGGAATTCCTTGAAGACCCGTCCGTTCTCACAAAGGACAAGCTTAAGAGCGAACTGCTTGCCAATGATGTTCCTCTTCCCAGCGGCGAGCACAGGAAAGATGTTTATGTCCAACTTTACCTCAAACATCTGACCGTACTGAACAAGAAGCACTCTCCAGCCGAGACTTTCTCCAGTGACGAAGAAATAACACCGGTGATCTCTAACAGAAGTCGATCAGGAAAA AAAGCTACAAGAAAGACGGATAAGAACCGAAAAGAGGAGGTGGATGTTGCCAGTCTGACCGACAGCGAATTGAAGGATCAGCTGCTGAAGTATGGCATCAATCCTGGTCCAGTAGTCG CATCAACTCGTAAACTTTATGAGAAGAGACTTCAAACACTGTTGGATCAGCCTCCTTCAGAGATCAAACCACCTGAACCCGAGACTGCAGTTCCAGAGACGGTACCTGTGAAGGCAGACGGCAGTCAGAACGGcagcacacacactgtggagGATCAGTACAGTGACCAGGAAGAAG ATGTTGAACCAGTACCAGAGCCAGTTCCTGTAGCACCAAAACCTGTGagaagcagaggaaaaaccCCATTGACCACCAGGACAAGCAGCCGACACAGCAGTAAG gtAGAGGAGACAACAGCAGTTCACGAGCAGTCATTTTCTGTGGACAGAAGTGaccttttaaaagaaatattccCTAATGAACCTCTTACACCCACAGGCATTAG TGCTACCTGTCGGCGGCCTATCCATGGGGCAGCTGGGCGTCCAGCGAGGCCGCTTGACCTCTGGCCAGAGGAGTCTCTCCTACAGCAGCGTGTGTTCACAACCACCAAgtcatcactcacacacagtcacagcatCCCATCACATGCTCCATCATTCTCTCCACCGTCTGAGCTGCGTCCACGCCGTCGCTCTTATGCCATCTGGCTCAAACTGCTGGTGTTCCTCCTGCTGGCTGCCTCACTTTACTATGTCTTTCAGAATGTGAGCAATGAGCAGATCGACTCCTGCATGCTCTTCTTACAGGACAGGGTGGTTACACCCTTCCTAACTGTTATTGGTGTTATTAGTCAGGAAGATAATTCTGGGAGTGAGTGA